DNA from Papio anubis isolate 15944 chromosome 1, Panubis1.0, whole genome shotgun sequence:
TCATCTGAAATAAGGTTCCTGGAGTATTTAtcattctatttctctcttctagGCAAGGAGTTTCCAAACCTAGCCCAGGGCCAATGCCTGGAGCTCTTGtttgaaatgcagattcctgaaCACCAGCCCCAAAGATTCTGATCCAACAGGGGTAGGGTATACTCAGGAATCTGTATGTGTATCAAGGGCCCTGTTCCAGGTGATCCTGACTTAGGGGATCCAAGGACCAGCATTTGGGAATAACCACTCTAACACACCCCATCTCCATATATTATTGTTATTCACTGAGAATTGGTGGTGCCTCAGATGAGGAGCCAGTGTAACAAACAGCCAGCATGTTCCTACACTCCCGCACGGACGCACCTATGTGTCATGGGGCATGCGTCTCTGAGATCTGCCTCCCAGCCACTTCATACCATCCTTGTGGCACACATGCACATTACACCAATTcagttcagcaaatgtttattgagtacctacaatAGGCAAGGCACAGTACCAGCTGCTGTGGGCTACAAAGACAAGAAGGCTAGGCCTCACCCTCGAGAGGCTTACAGTCTAATAGGGAGAGATACACTCACAGTAACAAAAATACAAGGCAAAATGAGGTGAGCTCTATGGCAGAGGCAAAAACAACGGGAGAACAGCGAGCAGGGATATATCAGACATATCTCAGCCGATCAGATGTTGGATGCAGGGAGTGGTGTTTCCCAGGCCCCGGGAGGTGGGTCGGGTTCACACAGGTGAACTGGAAAAAGAAGCACACTCAGGCACAGGCAACGTATAGAGGTGGGAAAGTGCAATGAAATGCTCAGAGAACAGAGATGCCTGCCTTGACCAAAACACAGGAGGCCAACAGGATAACAGAGGACCTAAGCTGGAGAAGTGGTTTCAGGCCAGATGGTGGGATCGCTCATAgtaagatttcattctttttttttcttttcttttctttttttttttttttgagatggagtctcactatgttgcccacgttggagtgcagtggcacgatcttggctcactgcaagctctgcctcccaggttcacgccactctcctgcctcagcctcctaagtagctgggactacaggcgccagccaccacgcccggctaatttttttgtatttttagtagagatggggtttcactgtgttagccaggatggtcttgatctcctgacctcgtgatccacccgccttggcctcccaaagtgctgggattacaggcgtgagccaccctgctcgtaattttttttttttttttttttttttttaatgagacaaagTCTTGATCTaccgcccaggctgaagtgcaatgccacaatcatagttcactagagccacagcctcctgagatcaagcgatcctcctccaagtagctgggactacaggcacatgccaccacacccagctaattttgtatgcatgtgtgttttttgtagagacaggctctcactttgctgcacaggctggtctcagactcctgacctcacacgatcctcctaccttggcctccaaaagggctgagattataggcttaagctaccacacccagctatagTGAGGAGATCTGACTTCATTCCATTGGTAATGGTGAACCATTGAAGGTttgtgagcagaggagtgacatgactTCATTTCCACAAGTCTGGGCACACTGCTGTGAGTAATACATGattagctttattctttttgttaacCTTACTCTATGGCTTACACCCATGCCTGGTCTCAAAGCAGAAGTGCAAACCTGAGCCCCGTAACCACACATACTTTCCAGGCTGCACAAAGCAGGAAGCAGTGGCCTTAGCTAGGTAAACTTTGGGCTCATTTAACAGCTTTGCACCTTCTCCACAGAAAAGGAAGTGAGGCTTTCCAGAACGATTTGAGAGTAAGGGGCAGAGCACAAGGATGGTACTTCACAAACTTCTGTCACCTAAGCATGGCAAGAATAAGCTGCAAAGAAAATGGGAGTGCAGAAGAAAATGGTGGAGAGATGCAATTGACATAACTAGCATCATCCAAACTGAACCCTTTCCCAGTATGACTTCTGTAATaactcacctctgcctccagctAGTGGGAAGGGAAATTCCACAGTCTGACTCACTAGATCAGTAGATGGGGTTTCTAAGCGCTCTACACATAGAAGGATCTCTGTGGATAGAGGCTCCTAGGATCCTGCTTAACCATCcaatgaggaaggagaatggtgccCACCCGCTCCTGGGCCACCCCAGCCCGCAAAGGGATGCGAGGCCACTGCTGTCCAGGTGGACACAGCAATGCTGGTTAGTGAGGGCTCCCCCAGAACCTCCACACCAGCCGAAGTGGGTGCTTGGGTGGAGAGCACAGAGGGGGGTGAAGTCACAGCTGGGTTTCCGAGGAGAAATGCTCCTGGGGCGCTGGCATGCACCTCCGGGCCTGGCCCAGTGGGGCCTCCGGCACTATTGCTGATGGTCCACAGGCACGGATAGGGgctgcagagacagagaaagaggggaagggaatGTTCAGTGGCACTCCAAGGAAGGAGTGCCGCCTGACAAGCACGCACATAGCACTGAGAAGTTACAAGAGGGCTTCTGGCCATGGCTTTATTTGTAGCTGTGACACAGATTAGTCCTGTTTCTGCAGAAAAGCTAAGAGAAACAGCAAAGTATGGTGGAATGATGATAACATTAAGTATTCTGGTACTGGCCCTGCCACCAGTGAGTTATTTGGTTTTAGACACAGAATTTCATTTGTCTGGGCTCCCTTGCAGCCTATGTACAATTGGCAGGGCAGTAGAAAAAAGGTATTAAAACTGTATGATTGCTGCATCTGATCTCTCCCTGGCCAATGTGGCATAATAACCAGGAAACATCACTGTCAGAAGACTtgagtttaaatcccagctctaccacttattagctctgtggccttggctaaattatttaacatctctgagtgtcagttttctcatcttcaagATGTGGTGTCATAATTTTACCTACCTTACAGAGATTGCTACAAGGATTAAATAGGAGAAGAATATGGTCCTTAGCATGTAGTACTCAGTAAATGGTGGTTGTTATCATTATTTCTTCCATTCCTGGTCTCCACCTGTGATCTCTGGTGCCTGGCAGAAAGGCTGAGAGCTAGAACACTCTCTTTGCCTTCTCTAGTTCTATAGCACTGGTTCACACACATGGTTGCACATTCGGCACATTGGAATCACTCAgggagtttttaaaagtaatattgcTGCCTGGGTCCCACTCTCACCCCACTCCcttgccccagagattctgattgaACTGATCTGGCATGCAGCCTGAGTATGaggatttttttaagtttcccagGTGATTGTAATGTACAGCCAAGCTTGCACCTTAATATAGATGCAGTTGGAACAGGTGCAATGATCCCAATGTTTTCAGCCTTTAGTCATCATTACATTTCTTACATTTCAGAGTTTCTGCATTGCCCAATAATATTGCTTGAGAATGGGCTTATTATCCAAAGGCAATATTgaatacatttgttttgttttgtttctaacaaaatatttatgGAGTCAGGAATTAGTTAAACACACCAACAGGAAAGCCAGAGTTGGCAATGCCATCATTCACCTGGTGCCATTTTTCAGTGCTACAGGACTCCTTGGACCATATGAAACCTGCAGTAGCCCATCCTCTGAGCTCTCTCTGAGCTAGCTCAGCTTATAGGGATTCTGGCCCTAATCTTCAGAAGATGCTCTTCTACATTATCTCTTACAGACCCTTTCTGATGCCGCCTGGGCCAGTGGGAGAACCATGGGCTCTGAGCTGTACTGCTTACTGCTCATAGTTGTCTTTGAGTACTACAGATGACTTATATATGGATGacttatatatatgtaagtatccAGTATACAACTTGGCACATGATTATTTAATATCTTCAGGAACcctcatcttcattttctttttcactttctacCACAGCCCAAATCAATCCTTTTCCCTCAGATCCTCTAGATCAGTGTCAAATACAAATGATGCTCTAGATCAGTGTCAAAATGCAAACCATAAATGCCAGCTGCATATGTAAGTTTAAATTCTCTAGTAGccacatttagaaaaatattaataaatttattaacattttatttaaccaaaatattccaaatattatcatttcaacatgcatttgatgtaaatatatataatatatgtatatatttatatcacaATATTAACATAAcatctatatttacatatactattatatttttatatatttatatatttttatattatatatataaattataaatatatattaaaatatatagtatatattttatatatgacatatataaaatataaatggtgttttttatatataatatataaaacatatactatatatttgaatatattcaacatatattaatatacatactatatatttaaaatatgaaaatatataaaaatatataatatagtagtatatattgtgtatatataaaaaattgggatatttattctttgtttcaCACTAAATCTTCAAAATCCTGTGGGTATTACACTCACAATGTATCTCAACTTGGACTAGCTGCATTTCAAGTGTTTGACAACCACAGGTGGCTACTGCACTGGACAGCACAGCTTTATACCCTGCTATATCAGCAACACCCAGGAACTTGGtagaaatgtagaatctcagGCCCCCACCCAGACCTACCAATCagattctgcattttaacaacAATCTCAGGTGATTCTAAGCCATCACATTCTCCTTATTCTAGACTTACAAATCATAAGTCGTCTGATGTCTTCCCAAatccaatccttttttttttttttttttgagacagagtttcactcttgttgcccaagctggagtgcagtgcctcagcttactgcaacctctgcctcctgggttcaagtgattctcctgccttagcctcccaagtagctgggattataggcatgcaccatcaaaccggctaatttttgtatatttagtagagacgggattttaccatgttggtcaggctggtctcaaatcaggggattcacctgccttggcctccgaaagggctgggattacaggtgtgagccactgcatccagccaagtctcatcttttaattttgattcCACTTTGGACCTTCTCAAAATTCTGCATAACCATATTGAACATAATAGCTGACATTTACACAAAATGTTACTGCTTACAAAGCATGTTaatgcattttctaatttctgcATTTGATGCTCATGGTAACTCTACAAAGTAGGTCACATTatttccatgaaagaaataagaaagctgAAGCTCAGTAAGGTTAAGAAAATTGCCCAAAGCCACAAAGTCACTACTGAGGTAGAACTGGGACTCAAACCCCTGCCTGTCAGACTCAACGGGGCCTTCTCTTCCCACTTCACCACTCAGATTTCTAGAAGTCAGAACTTAATGCCGGTCACTGGTGTGAGGACTAAACCATGGGGTCCTCCATGCTACACTTAGCCCTCTTACCAGGGTTGTGAGACCAGGCATCCACAATATGTCCCCCTTTTAGGATGGGTGACTCACGGGAAAGTGGACAATAGTGGTTCTTGACTTCTCAGTGTATGTTTATACTTTTCCTCTTCAATTCCTCTACAGTCAGTATCTATTTGCTACCACCATAGTTTAAAGTGTTTCTGACTGGTTTAAGACAAATGATCCCAGGCCATAATGtctatcccttttttttttttttctttttgagacggagtttcactcttgttgcacaagctggagtgcaatggcgcgatctcagctcactgcaacctccgcctcctaggttcaagcgattctcccgcctcagccttccgagtagctaggattacaggcacacgccaccatgcccagctaatttttgtatttttagtagagacggggtttcactatgttggccaggctggtctcgaactgctgacctcaggtgatccaactgcctcggcctcccaaagtgctgagattacaggcatgagccaccatgccctggctatccttttaaatataagaaacagGATATGACTGAGCTGTTTCTCCAGTtatgaaagaactccatcctgTTGCCACCTTGACTTCTTAGTGGTTTAGAAGTCAAGACAATAGGTTAGACCAACCCACCCTAGGAAATAGAATGAACTTGAGTCCCCAGTGCTAAAGTAAACCCCTAAGACCACCAATGAGTGAGCTGATGGTGTTGGTCTTACCTGGGACCTGGATTGATTGGTCCGTTGGTGTGGGGTACAGACAGGATGCTGGCATGAGGTGTGGAGGATAAGGATGTCCAGCTGTCAGGTCCCGAGAAAACTTGCAGATTATTGCTTGAGCTTTCTATCAAATTCACTTTGGGGAAATAACAACAGTTGAATTGATAGCAAATGTAGAAAACATAAAGATGGTGACCAGTGACATTATCCTAAGGCAAAATATAACCATGGCTTGCACCACAGGCACCAACAGTTTGTTAGTTCTTTCtcagggaaatagaaaataaaaagaaacgtAGGTTTCTTGAAGGTCGACCATATGCCAGGTGTCATTCACAGTTTAATCTTCATACCAGTGACTCCTTAACTCCATCTTATAGATAAGCCTCAGGGTGGTAGGATTATTTGCCCTGGGTATCACCGATCTGTCTAACTCATTTCACCGCAGTCACTCTCTTTTAAGAAGGGACCATACCAGCCTCCCCTCAAGCTAAGCCTAAGGGCCACCAGTGCCCCAGATGAGATTTCTGAGGTCCAGGAACTTATTCTTCTCAACCATCCCCTAGAAGGTTTAAATATCTCAAGCACAGTGCCTTTTGACCAGGtgtggtgctcacacctgtaatcctggcactttgggagtccaaggcagggggatcccttgagccaggaatttgagaactttctgggcaacacagagagacaccatctctacaattaaaaaaaagaaaaaaaccatacctttttataaaaagaagtagattgtatgatctcacttatatgtggactCTAAGATTAAAGTTGAATACATAAAAGCAGAGAGTACagcagtggttaccaggggtggGAAGCTGGGGAAATGAGATACTGGTCAAAGGATGTAAAATTGCATTTATGTAGGATGAGTAAGTCTAGAGATCTAACTTACAATCTGAAgactatagttagcaatactGTACTGTGtactggaaatttgctaagagagtagatttcagGTGCTTTCATCATGAAAAGCAGTAACTATGTGAGGAGATGGACATGTTAATTTGCCTGACAGCAGTAATCACTTCACTATGCAtattatatcaaaacatcatgttgtacaccttaaatatacacagtttttatagagaagaaaaagaagaatgtcttccatttctttgaaTCTCTATTTGCATAAATAGTGTATAtataagagagaggaagaaggcagagggagggaggaaggaagggaaaagggggagaaaggagagagaggaggaagattCCAACGTCTATCtctggtgctatggtttgaatgtgtcccccaacgTTCATGTGTTGGGAACTTAActcccaatgcaacagtgttgagaggtggggcctttaagaggtgattaggccgtGGGGGCTCTACCCTCGTGAATGGGTTAATGCCAATATTGCAGGAGTGGGTTTCTGATAAAAGGATGGGTTTAGCCTCCTGccctctccccctctctttcCCTGACTAtccatgtgatgccttctgcaACATTATAATACAGCCAGAAGACCCTTACCATACGCTGGCACCTTAATCTTcaactccccagcctccaggactatgagaaaataaatttccacaGCTTATAAATTACCCTATCTCAAGTGTTTTCTTATAGCACCACAAAGGGGACTAGGACACCTGCCCATGTCTCTTCTTTTTACGATCTGGCACTTGCAAGCTCTCCAGCCCTAACTCTTGCATTTTCCATCTGTCCGCACTCCCCCTACATTCTGCTCCAAAGCTATTCCCAGACAACCTAGGGTCTCTCCCCTTTCTGTGTCTTTGCTCAGCCCACTCTCTCTACCTGGAATGTCCTGCGCCTCTGCCTGTGGCACATGCCATCCTCCACCTTTTACCCCTGCCCACTCTCACTCTGTCCTTTTCTATTCATCTTTCAAGGCTCAATTTAAATGTTAACCCCTCTGGGCAGCCTTTGCTGCCCCACCAGGCATATCCAGCtgctctttttccttcattcccaTGGCACCCTGACTTGTGTGTTTTGTTGGCTGTTTCTCAAACTCTAGAGCACTTATGAATCccctggagatcttgttaaaatgcagacccTGATTCAGGAGTAGAGCCTGAAAGTCTATatttctgacaagttcccaggtgatgcttcTGCATTATATTAGGATTCgttatttacatatttgtgcAACCCCGAGCTCCTCCAGGGAAGAagctatgtcttttttttttttttttgagatggcatcttgctcttgttgcccaggctggagtacagtggcatgatcttggctcactgcagcctccacctcccagattcaagcgattctcctgcctcagcctcccaagtagctgggattacaggtgcccgccaccacgcctggctaatttttgtatttttagtacagaaggggtttcgccatgttagccaggctggtctcgaactcctgaccttgtgacctgcccgcctcggcctcctaaagtgctaggattacaggcgtgagccaccacacccggccctgaaGCTATGTCTTAATCACTTTCCTATCCCACTGCCTAGAAGAACATGGTACGCAGTAGGTGCTCAGAAGATGTGATTTGATGCTGACCGCAGGAAAGAACAAGGAGGTAGAGCGAGCCACAGATCAGTTTCTGCTACTGATAAGCTACATAATCCCCCCTCCTGGCAGCAATGGTTGAGGTTGCCAAGGGTGGCAGGCTAAGGGACACAGGGACAGGTAGCTGGTGACCAGGAGGACCCTCTACAAATGCAGAGCTCAGGGTGTCACcgaggaaggaaggaggctggaATCCAAATACTCTCCACTATCTCCCATGCCATGAACTTTGCTTGCTTTATTGAGTGTCAATGTCTTCATATTAGTATAGAATCTCCAAACGGGCAGGGCATGTGTCCATTTCATTCCTGTACTTGAAACAGAGCCTGGCATATAGTcgatcctcaataaatatttgttgcatgaataatttaatgaaaaagtaaccattgttttcatttctcccttctttctacAAATCTAATAACCAGGCAAGGACTGGGTCTACATAAGACAAAGGTGGAAAAGGCAGTAGTCAATGAGAAAAAAGCACACAAACAATActgctaacttaaaaaaaacagTCGGacagcaaaaattattttaaaatattaaggttGGGTTTGCATGTCTCCAACTGAATCCATCTAAGGCCTGAACATACAGGGATCCAGCTCCCCAGAGACCTTCCTAGTAGCTCCCTAACACTAGACCCAGTATTCCCTGAACTGAGCCATGAATGCAACCATAGAGAGGAGCCACGTGAAGGTGAGTGTTTCAGACCCACACAACTTGACGTGGCTTTTAGAGATCTGCCTGAACTGCTCAGAACACCAGTGTCCTGGCCTTTCATGCCCATTAGAAACCAGAAGACTGTGGGTTTtatgaaataactaaaaaaaaaaaacaaaaaactaagattGTTATACCTAGTTAATCAAATATTTgtacataaaataacaaaaaaacccataaaaacaaTAATATCATAGATGTATATTAGATGAAAAGGGTTCCATCTTTAGCTACTCCTTTTCCTAGCTGTTTATCCATTTCTCCCGGCTGCCCCGGCCCCAGCTCATACCCCAAGAGTTTAATCAGCAGAGTCACAGACCTGAGGGAGAATGGTTTCTATGCATGTATGCAGAAGGGTAGGGAGCCTGCCGGTGTCCTCGGAGGCCCGAATAGTGCTCACAGCCATGGTGGGTGTGGGgagcaggcagaggcagaggagcGGCATACTGGTAATTGGAGTTTCCTGCTGTGCACACTCCTTCCGGATTGGAAAAGATCCAGCCTCCCACTAAAATAGACAAGAGGAAGACACCAAGACTGAGTCTGTGAACTCCCACACCAAAAATCAGGTGACCAGCTACTTTATACAACTACAATTCTTGTAAATGACACTGATGCCAGCTTGTGTGTTGGTACCATCCCCCGGCTGCCACTGCCCTTGCCCATGAGCAGGTAACTTGGCTTCTCTGGAAATGCATGACCAGtcctgaaactgcct
Protein-coding regions in this window:
- the TBX19 gene encoding T-box transcription factor TBX19 isoform X2; this encodes MFPVLKISVTGLDPNAMYSLLLDFVPTDSHRWKYVNGEWVPAGKPEVSSHSCVYIHPDSPNFGAHWMKAPISFSKVKLTNKLNGGGQIMLNSLHKYEPQVHIVRVGSAHRMVMNCSFPETQFIAVTAYQNEEITALKIKYNPFAKAFLDAKERNHLRDVPEALSESQHVTCPHLGGWIFSNPEGVCTAGNSNYQYAAPLPLPAPHTHHGCEHYSGLRGHRQAPYPSAYMHRNHSPSVNLIESSSNNLQVFSGPDSWTSLSSTPHASILSVPHTNGPINPGPSPYPCLWTISNSAGGPTGPGPEVHASAPGAFLLGNPAVTSPPSVLSTQAPTSAGVEVLGEPSLTSIAVSTWTAVASHPFAGWGGPGAGGHHSPSSLDG